AAAGGTGTGTATACCTGTAGCTGTTAAAGGTTGAGCAATAATACCTACAGAAATATTCCTTCCAGCAGCATGATCTAGTGTGACTTGTATTGTGGCAGTATTTCCTTCATCCACATTTAATAATGGACTATGGATACTGACATACAAACCTGTTAAGATGTTATTGGAAACCTTTTCTGTCGACAATTTTAAAAACTTACTGTCGTCATTTAATATATGCCCAACTGCATTCGTTATCCTTCCATCACCTACACCTATTTCTCTGCTCATAGTTGGTATAAACAATGAAATTGCAAATGTTTCATTTTGTTCTGGATATTCATCAGCTGCAATTGAAATATTAACAACTACTTGTGTATCTCTTGGGCCAAAGGTTACATCAATGTCATCATCTCTGAAATCTACATCTGATCAAAACAATAGCACACAAATCATTGATGATATACATAAATGTGTAAAGTACATATATAACCTGATGCACTTCTTGGAGTTAGATGTAAACTGATAGTAAAGCTGGTATTGGCCGGTTGATTGTCCTCAAGAGTCAATATCACCTTCATTACAGTGCTGTCTTCAATAGTGAAATATTCAGCAGATGTTAGTCCAATCTTAACAACTGAATTAAAAAATAATTGCAGGGCTAATCATTGCATTTAATTTTCAGTACATTGACCCCTACCATTGTTGTTAATTATTGTAACAGAAGCTATGTTATTTTCTTCAGCAATTTTAACACCGATCATATCAATCCCTTCACTTAATTCTAATCTGACAAAGAAAGTTTCATTTTGCTCTAGTAACACATCTTTATGTGCAGTGATCAGCAAATCTGCCATAGTTTGATTTGGAGCAAAAACCACCTCAAATGTTACACTATTGAAATCTTCATCTATACACAATAtccacaaataaataaataaacacattATTACATATGACATGCATACATGAAATAAATGTACACACCTGATGCTGCATGTAAGGATGAGTTTATGAAAGTAGTCAGCAAAACTGAATAGTTGTTATAAATAGGTTTGTCTGCTAATACTGTGATTGATACAACTGATCCCTCATCAACACAATATTGTACTGTCTGAAATTTGACCACCACACCTATGATAGTACTAGTCAATGTTATCTCACATGTTATTTTTTAACTGACTGTCATTGTTTAAGATGGTAATAGTAGTGGTTGAAGCGGAACCAGTTATTACTCCTATTTCTTGTGCACTTGCAGTAAGTTCAAATGACAGTTGGAAATTTTCATTATACTCTAGTAACATATCAGCTGTTGCTGCAATATTGATAGATTGCATCATTTCATTAACCCCGAATGTAACAAGTGTTGGAGTTATTGAATAATCATATCCTGTAAGGTAGATAAGAAGTGTTTATTATATCATATTATCTCGTAtgatacagtaattatattaaacAATTTCAGTCATTGATTTAAGTATGCTCTTAAAACAATCTGTGGAGCAATCACAAGGGGGAtgcatttgtgtatgtatgtatgtgtatgtaaacgtatgtaatagttgtaacatgggcatgagggctttgcctgatatgtatgcccgactgcccgtGGGTCGCAGAcccgagggcatacatatcaggcaaagcccaaatgccccgtgttacaactaatatgtaacacttcttaggctgatagcctatgcAGGGTGATCAACCACCCAaaccaatacgagtgcagccactgaatgtattatatattcacacctaaaatttttgattatgggtcagcagctagtacgttctggttatgttcgcttatgataaatggacatatcctagaaaTATCACAGAGAATTCTGTTACactagtttaatgttttaagcagtgctattgaatcgcttatgggaaaactacgcagttcaccaaaggcctagacaggtaagcttgcttgt
The Dysidea avara chromosome 7, odDysAvar1.4, whole genome shotgun sequence genome window above contains:
- the LOC136261186 gene encoding adhesion G-protein coupled receptor V1-like, which gives rise to MSLMLDREPGVQFNVSIYATNINTTGYDYSITPTLVTFGVNEMMQSINIAATADMLLEYNENFQLSFELTASAQEIGVITGSASTTTITILNNDSVVVKFQTVQYCVDEGSVVSITVLADKPIYNNYSVLLTTFINSSLHAASDEDFNSVTFEVVFAPNQTMADLLITAHKDVLLEQNETFFVRLELSEGIDMIGVKIAEENNIASVTIINNNVVKIGLTSAEYFTIEDSTVMKVILTLEDNQPANTSFTISLHLTPRSASDVDFRDDDIDVTFGPRDTQVVVNISIAADEYPEQNETFAISLFIPTMSREIGVGDGRITNAVGHILNDDSLYVSIHSPLLNVDEGNTATIQVTLDHAAGRNISVGIIAQPLTATDSDFALLQSVINFGPTDTSQTISVLAIDDDILEYIETFTIGIVIADDLSEIGVLPGENNITSVNIRDNDRVTATLSISDSSVNEGDKYTITVSLNQTAYAKIGFLIGTTAMTATDDDFEGGAFEVYFESTETSRNFTLTTMQDEIFEPNENFVVFLQVLSEYQKLGVYIDSANNEAIITIVNDDGKIQVSYHL